One window from the genome of Trabulsiella odontotermitis encodes:
- the sucA gene encoding 2-oxoglutarate dehydrogenase E1 component translates to MQNGAMKAWLDSSYLSGANQSWIEQLYEDFLTDPDSVDANWRSMFQQLPGTGVKPDQFHSKTRDYFRRLAKDASRYTSSISDPDTNVKQVKVLQLINAYRFRGHQHANLDPLGLWKQDRVADLDPSYHDLTEADFQESFNVGSFAIGKDTMQLGDLIEALKQTYCGSIGAEYMHITSTEEKRWIQQRIESVVGHASFSAEEKKRFLSELTAAEGLERYLGAKFPGAKRFSLEGGDALIPMLKELIRHAGNSGTREVVLGMAHRGRLNVLINVLGKKPQDLFDEFAGKHKEHLGTGDVKYHMGFSSDFETKGGLVHLALAFNPSHLEIVSPVVIGSVRARLDRLDNPSSNMVLPITIHGDAAVTGQGVVQETLNMSKARGYEVGGTVRIVINNQVGFTTSNPLDARSTPYCTDIGKMVQAPIFHVNADDPEAVAFVTRVALDFRNTFKRDVFIDLVCYRRHGHNEADEPSATQPLMYQKIKKHPTPRKIYADKLEQDKVTTLEDATELVNLYRDALDAGECVVEEWRPMNMHSFTWSPYLNHEWDESYPNKVEMKRVQELAKRISTVPDAIEMQSRVAKIYSDRQAMAAGEKLFDWGGAENLAYATLVDEGVSVRLSGEDTGRGTFFHRHAVIHNQANGSTYTPLQHVHNGQGEFKVWDSVLSEEAVLAFEYGYATAEPRTLTIWEAQFGDFANGAQVVIDQFISSGEQKWGRMCGLVMLLPHGYEGQGPEHSSARLERYLQLCAEQNMQVCVPSTPAQVYHMLRRQALRGMRRPLVVMSPKSLLRHPLAVSSLDELANGTFQPAIGEIDELDPKAVKRVVMCSGKVYYDLLEQRRKNDQKDVAIVRIEQLYPFPHQAMQDALKPYAHVHDFVWCQEEPLNQGAWYCSQHHFREVIPFGSALRYAGRPASASPAVGYMSVHQKQQQDLVNDALNVD, encoded by the coding sequence ATGCAGAACGGCGCAATGAAAGCCTGGCTGGACTCTTCTTACCTCTCTGGTGCCAACCAGAGCTGGATAGAACAGCTCTATGAAGACTTCTTAACCGATCCTGACTCTGTTGACGCTAACTGGCGTTCTATGTTCCAGCAACTGCCTGGCACTGGAGTCAAACCCGATCAATTTCATTCCAAAACACGTGATTATTTCCGTCGTCTGGCGAAGGATGCCTCACGTTATACTTCCTCGATTTCCGACCCTGACACCAATGTGAAGCAGGTCAAAGTCCTGCAGCTCATCAACGCCTATCGCTTCCGTGGTCACCAGCATGCGAATCTCGATCCGCTGGGACTGTGGAAACAGGATCGTGTTGCGGATTTAGATCCGTCATACCACGATCTGACCGAGGCTGATTTCCAGGAAAGCTTTAACGTAGGTTCTTTTGCCATCGGTAAAGATACGATGCAGCTCGGCGACCTGATTGAGGCGCTGAAGCAAACCTACTGCGGCTCCATCGGCGCGGAATATATGCACATTACCTCCACGGAAGAAAAACGCTGGATCCAACAGCGCATTGAATCCGTGGTCGGTCATGCCTCCTTCTCGGCGGAAGAGAAAAAACGTTTCCTGAGCGAACTGACCGCCGCCGAAGGGCTGGAGCGCTATCTGGGCGCCAAGTTCCCGGGCGCGAAACGTTTCTCCCTCGAAGGGGGCGATGCCCTTATCCCGATGCTCAAAGAGCTCATTCGCCACGCTGGCAACAGCGGCACCCGTGAAGTGGTGCTGGGCATGGCGCACCGTGGTCGTCTGAACGTCCTGATTAACGTGCTGGGTAAAAAGCCGCAGGATCTGTTCGACGAATTCGCGGGTAAACATAAAGAACACCTCGGCACCGGCGACGTGAAGTACCACATGGGCTTCTCTTCCGATTTCGAAACCAAAGGCGGCCTGGTTCACCTGGCGCTGGCGTTTAACCCGTCGCACCTTGAAATCGTCAGCCCGGTGGTTATCGGTTCTGTCCGTGCGCGTCTTGACCGCCTCGACAATCCGAGCAGCAACATGGTGCTGCCTATCACCATTCACGGTGACGCGGCAGTGACCGGTCAGGGCGTGGTTCAGGAAACCCTGAACATGTCGAAAGCGCGCGGTTATGAAGTGGGCGGTACCGTGCGTATCGTCATTAACAACCAGGTGGGCTTCACCACCTCTAACCCGCTGGATGCGCGTTCCACGCCGTACTGCACCGACATCGGTAAAATGGTTCAGGCGCCGATTTTCCATGTGAACGCGGATGACCCGGAAGCGGTGGCGTTCGTGACCCGTGTGGCGCTGGACTTCCGTAACACCTTTAAACGCGATGTGTTCATCGATCTGGTGTGCTACCGCCGTCACGGCCATAACGAAGCTGACGAGCCGAGCGCAACCCAGCCGCTGATGTACCAGAAAATCAAAAAACACCCGACGCCGCGTAAGATTTACGCCGACAAGCTGGAACAGGACAAGGTGACGACGCTGGAAGATGCGACCGAGTTGGTCAATCTGTACCGCGACGCGCTGGATGCGGGTGAATGTGTGGTTGAAGAGTGGCGCCCGATGAACATGCACTCTTTCACCTGGTCGCCGTACCTCAACCACGAGTGGGATGAGAGCTACCCGAACAAGGTGGAAATGAAGCGCGTGCAGGAACTGGCTAAGCGCATCAGCACCGTACCGGACGCGATTGAAATGCAGTCCCGCGTGGCGAAAATCTACAGTGACCGTCAGGCGATGGCCGCCGGTGAGAAACTGTTCGACTGGGGCGGCGCGGAAAACCTGGCGTACGCTACACTGGTTGACGAAGGCGTTTCTGTGCGTTTGTCCGGGGAAGACACCGGTCGCGGCACCTTCTTCCACCGCCATGCGGTGATCCACAACCAGGCCAACGGCTCAACCTACACCCCGCTGCAGCATGTGCATAACGGGCAGGGCGAGTTCAAAGTCTGGGACTCCGTGCTTTCTGAAGAGGCGGTGCTGGCGTTTGAATACGGTTATGCGACCGCGGAACCGCGCACCCTGACCATCTGGGAAGCGCAGTTTGGTGACTTCGCCAACGGCGCGCAGGTGGTTATCGACCAGTTCATCAGCTCCGGCGAACAGAAATGGGGCCGCATGTGTGGTCTGGTGATGCTGCTGCCGCACGGCTATGAAGGGCAGGGTCCGGAACACTCATCGGCGCGTCTGGAACGTTATTTGCAGCTCTGCGCAGAGCAGAACATGCAGGTGTGCGTCCCGTCGACCCCGGCGCAGGTTTACCACATGCTGCGTCGTCAGGCGCTGCGCGGTATGCGTCGTCCGCTGGTGGTGATGTCGCCGAAATCGCTGCTGCGTCACCCGCTGGCCGTGTCGTCGCTGGATGAACTGGCAAACGGTACTTTCCAGCCGGCGATTGGTGAAATTGACGAGCTGGATCCGAAAGCCGTTAAGCGTGTGGTGATGTGCTCTGGTAAGGTTTATTACGACCTGCTGGAACAGCGCCGCAAAAATGATCAGAAAGATGTCGCTATTGTGCGTATCGAACAGCTCTATCCGTTCCCGCATCAGGCGATGCAGGACGCGCTGAAACCATATGCTCACGTACATGATTTTGTCTGGTGCCAGGAAGAGCCGCTCAACCAGGGCGCCTGGTACTGCAGCCAGCATCATTTCCGTGAAGTGATTCCGTTTGGGTCCGCTCTGCGTTATGCAGGTCGCCCGGCCTCCGCCTCTCCGGCGGTAGGGTATATGTCCGTTCACCAGAAACAACAGCAAGATCTGGTTAATGACGCGCTGAACGTCGATTAA